In Nocardia asteroides, the following proteins share a genomic window:
- a CDS encoding SDR family NAD(P)-dependent oxidoreductase codes for MTRAHTWFITGANRGLGRAFTVAALAAGDTVVATARDPRTMADLAHERLTVLPLDVRDRDQVFAAVAEAFEVTGRLDVLVNNAGYGLVGALEELTEAQIRDQMDTNFFGALWVSQAAAPALRAQGSGHIVQISTVGAVGSLPLFSMYNASKWALEGFSASLADELRPFGVKVTLAQLGGFDTDWAKSSMQFAQGDPAYADVREAILGMRDYPDPAAFPQPTDDSAAEGEWTEAAPEVAAEALLALVADPNPPLRKIIGPGAHQMVAMALDARRQDYLTDPEFTWPGAAGS; via the coding sequence ATGACCCGCGCACACACCTGGTTCATCACCGGCGCCAACCGCGGCCTGGGCCGGGCGTTCACCGTGGCCGCTCTCGCGGCGGGCGACACCGTCGTCGCGACCGCCCGCGATCCCCGCACCATGGCCGACCTGGCCCACGAGCGCCTCACCGTGCTGCCCCTCGACGTGCGCGACCGCGACCAGGTATTCGCCGCGGTGGCCGAGGCTTTCGAGGTCACCGGCCGCCTCGACGTGCTGGTCAACAACGCGGGTTACGGCCTCGTCGGCGCGCTCGAGGAACTCACCGAGGCGCAGATCCGCGACCAGATGGACACCAACTTCTTTGGCGCCCTCTGGGTTTCGCAGGCGGCGGCACCGGCGCTACGCGCACAGGGATCGGGCCACATCGTGCAGATCTCGACGGTCGGCGCCGTCGGCTCCCTGCCGCTGTTCAGCATGTACAACGCGAGCAAATGGGCGCTCGAAGGATTCAGCGCCTCGCTCGCCGACGAGTTGCGCCCGTTCGGCGTCAAGGTCACCCTCGCCCAGCTGGGCGGCTTCGACACCGACTGGGCCAAGTCGAGTATGCAGTTCGCCCAGGGCGATCCGGCCTACGCCGACGTCCGCGAGGCCATCCTCGGCATGCGCGACTACCCGGACCCGGCGGCCTTCCCGCAGCCCACCGACGACAGCGCCGCCGAAGGCGAATGGACCGAGGCGGCACCCGAGGTCGCCGCCGAGGCACTGCTGGCGCTGGTCGCGGACCCGAACCCGCCGCTGCGCAAGATCATCGGGCCCGGCGCGCACCAGATGGTCGCCATGGCGCTCGACGCCCGCCGTCAGGACTACCTGACCGATCCGGAATTCACCTGGCCCGGGGCTGCCGGCTCGTAG
- a CDS encoding DUF2334 domain-containing protein, with the protein MNAELIVSVSGIRDTTRDAAIEFAAEMDQRNVRLSLLVAPRLKGKYRLLDDPATQSWLRGRRHEGDAIVLHGYDQAATKRRRAEFASLPRHEATLRLKAADRVMEQVQLRTRLFAAPRWDASAGALAALPEVGFRLALGLTSILDLERDVAQRARVYGIGEGFRAEPWWCRALVMGAERTARRGGVLRLAVSAAQLQRSGPRQAMLDAVDLALYHGARSEVYRWEPFTAARAA; encoded by the coding sequence ATGAACGCTGAGCTGATCGTTTCCGTATCGGGGATCCGGGACACGACGCGCGACGCCGCGATCGAGTTCGCGGCGGAGATGGACCAGCGGAATGTGCGGCTGTCGCTGCTGGTGGCGCCCCGGTTGAAGGGCAAGTACCGGCTGCTCGACGATCCGGCCACCCAGTCGTGGCTGCGCGGTCGCAGGCACGAGGGCGACGCGATCGTGCTGCACGGCTACGACCAGGCCGCCACCAAACGGCGCAGGGCCGAGTTCGCGAGCCTGCCCCGGCACGAGGCCACCCTGCGGCTCAAGGCGGCCGACCGGGTGATGGAACAGGTGCAGTTGCGCACCCGCCTGTTCGCCGCACCGCGCTGGGACGCCTCGGCGGGCGCGCTGGCCGCGCTGCCCGAGGTCGGGTTCCGGCTGGCGCTCGGGCTCACCAGCATCCTCGATCTGGAACGCGATGTGGCCCAGCGCGCGCGGGTGTACGGAATCGGTGAGGGATTCCGTGCCGAGCCGTGGTGGTGCCGGGCGCTGGTAATGGGCGCCGAGCGCACCGCGCGGCGCGGCGGCGTGCTGCGGCTGGCGGTCTCGGCCGCGCAGTTGCAGCGGTCGGGTCCGCGGCAGGCGATGCTCGACGCCGTCGACCTGGCGCTGTATCACGGTGCGCGCAGCGAGGTCTACCGCTGGGAGCCCTTCACCGCGGCCAGGGCTGCCTGA